The genomic region ACGACGATCTCAGCGCAGGAGGCAGAGAGGACATGAAGGAGCGGACGCCCCGCGCCCGCGTCCGGGCGGCGGACCCTCCCCCCGACGGCCCCGCGCCCCCCTCCACGCCCGAGGGCGAGCTGGGGCGGATCATCGGCAGCCTGGGACCCAAGATCCGCGAGCTCCGACAGCAGAAGGGGCTCTCGCTGCAGCAGCTGGCCGAGCGCTCGGACGTGTCGGCGGCGGCGATCCACAAGCTGGAGCGGAGCGGGATGGTGCCCACCATCGCCACGCTGATGAAGCTGGCGAACGCGCTCAACCGTCCGGTGTCGTACTTCGTCGACGAGGAGTCGGTGATCGACCGCCCGGTGGTCTACACCCACGCCGGCCAGCGCCGCCCGGTGTACACGTCGAAGGTCGGGCTGGAGCTGCGCAGCATCTCCGGCGCCTACGGCCGCTTCTTCATGGCCGGCGCCGCCGCGCTGGTGGCGCCCCAGGCGAACAGCGGCCGCAAGGCGATGGAGCACCCCGGCGAGGAGCTGGTCTACGTGGTCAGCGGCGCCCTCGACTTCGAGGTCGACGGCGTGACCCACCACCTCGGCGCCGGTGACGCGCTCCACTTCCGCACCGATCGCCCCCACCGCTGGTGCAATCCCACCGCCGAGCCGGCCGGGGCGGTGTGGATGGCGCTGCGGCCGATGTAGCCGGTGGAGGAGCTGCCCGCGGTCGAGCTTCCCTCCCGGGTCGGGGTGGTGAACATCGGTCTCGGCCTGCTCGCCGACGCGGTGCGGCAGCAGGGCCGGCCGGTGGTGCAGGTCGACTGGCGGATCCCCGCCGGCGGCGACCCCGACGCCGTCGCCATGCTCCGCCGCCTCTTCGGTCCCCGCGCCGCCGGGGTGGACGCCGCCAACGCCGAGGTGGTGCGCCGGCTCGATGAGGGGGTGCCGGCGCTCACCGCCGTCGAGGCCGCCGCGGCGGT from Candidatus Dormiibacterota bacterium harbors:
- a CDS encoding cupin domain-containing protein, whose product is MKERTPRARVRAADPPPDGPAPPSTPEGELGRIIGSLGPKIRELRQQKGLSLQQLAERSDVSAAAIHKLERSGMVPTIATLMKLANALNRPVSYFVDEESVIDRPVVYTHAGQRRPVYTSKVGLELRSISGAYGRFFMAGAAALVAPQANSGRKAMEHPGEELVYVVSGALDFEVDGVTHHLGAGDALHFRTDRPHRWCNPTAEPAGAVWMALRPM